CACCGGTATCGTTCAGACCCAGCGCGCCGGGATCGACAATCCCCTTTTGACTGAAATCCACGTCGCCATCGACCGTCAGGGCAACCTCGCTCCGCCACAAAACACCAAATGCCAGCCAGTCAAACGGACGGTAACGCGCGGACAGATGCATGCCGTAGTTCCAGCCGTCGGCCGAGATTTCCTGCCGGATATCCGTGGCCGTGGTCTGGGGGTCGTTGAGTCGCGTCGGATCGATGCTCGTGTTGTAACTGAAATCCAGATAGGTGGCGTCCACGCCCACGCCCAGGGAAAACGCGTCGGAAAACCGCATGGCCAGGGTCGGCGTGAAGGACACGGACTTGATGGCCGCGTGCGAGCAGTTGTACCGCCCCAGCCACGTATCCTCGTCCTCGTATTCCGTGCCCAGTCCGACTCGCGAGAACATGCCCAGACCGAACCAATAATGGTCCGACAACTGCTGGGTATAGTACGCCGTTGGCAGCCCCCAGACGGAGTCGGCCATGTCCATGTCGTCCAGGGCGGGGTCCACGGCGTCCATGGTTGCCGTGGGCGCGATGGCGGTCGCCCCGATCTGAATCTGCCCACCCGGCAGGTCCGTGATGGCGGCCGGATTGTACGCCAAGGCCGAGGGATCGGCATCCCGGGCGACCATGGCCCCACCCAGGGCGTTGCCCCGGGCGCTCCACTCATAGACACCATACCCGGCGGCCCACAGCCGCATCGGACACAAGAACACCAACATCACGATCAATCCATGCTTCACGTCCCGTACCTCCCGAATTCAAAAATAGCCCGTCGTTGACAGGGCGCGGGAAGTGTACCAGGGAAAAATCCATCGTCAATGAATACTCGTTCAAAATTTGTTCATTTTCCATGAATTTTAGGGTATCCTGTTCAGCAATGGTGAACCCATGTCCCAATCAAACCTGCTCCGCTTTTATGCGGCCAAGCTGGATGCGATGCCGGAACTGGCCCTTGTCCTGGGCCGGGACGGACGCATTCTCCACGCCAATCGGGCCTATTGCCGGCTACGCGGCGCGCATGCCCCGGACCTGCGTGGCGCGAACATTTTTCTGTATCTCGACGAGGACGAGGAATCCGCGGCCAGGGCCCTGCTCGACAATCCGGACTGCCCGGCCGTTGGCCAGATCCGCCTGCGCATCAACCTGCCGGACAAGAACGGCACGCGCACCATCACCTGGAAGTACACCGAAATCCCCGACCAAGAAGGCAGCATCGTCTTGGTCTGGGGCAGCCTGGGCTCCGACCGGGAACACGGACCCGAGATGGGCTTCACCATCGGCCCCACGGGCGTGATCCAGGCGGTCAGCCCGGATCTGTGCGCCATGTGCGGCTTTGCCCAGGACGAGCTTGTCGGGCGCGACGCGCGGCGGTTCTACTTCAGCCCCATGTCCCGGAAACGGATCGTGTCCCGCCTCAATGCCCGGACCGAAATCGAAAATGGCCAGGTCACCCTGCGCCGCAAGGACGGTTCTCCACTAATATTATGGTACAGCGCTGAGTCCATCCGGGACAAAAACGGCCGAATCCGGGCCTACAGCGGCTATTTCCAACAACACACGTTCCGCTTTTCGGACAAGCTGGCCCACGATTTTGCCAGCATCGTCAACGCGCTCCCGGACATGGCCTGGGTCTGTGGACGCGATTACCGCATCGCGGCGGCCAACGATAAATACCTGGAAGCCTATGGCCTCCAACGCGACGCGGTTATCGGACATTCGGAATACGATTTCCTGCCGCGGGCCCAGGCCAAGGTTCTGACCGAGGCCGCGCTACGGGTCTTCGAGGAAAAACAAGAACTCCTCCACCCGGCCGTGCCCCATCTGACCAACCCGGATATCTGGCACCGGGTCATCCGCCGGCCCATTTTCGACGACGACCGGCGCGAAGTCATCGGCCTGCTCGGCATCTGCCGGGATGTCACGGCCAAGATCCTGCGCGAAAACGCCTTCATGGACACCCTGCGCACCACCGACACGGACATCGTGGCGATCATGGACGACCAGGGACGCATCCTGCGCCGCTTCGGCCTGGCCAAGGAACCGCCGGTCCTTGGCTGCTTCGGCATGCACGACGCCTACAGCCTGGACATGCGCACCATTCTCGACCCCATCCATCCCGAGGATCTGCCCCTGGTCCAGCAGGCCATGCAGCGGGTTCTGGGCGAACACCGCGAACAGCACCTGGAATGCCGGCTCCGAGACCGTGCCACGACGTGCTCCACGGTGGCCCTGCGGCTGGTCTTCAACGAGGTGGTGTCCGGCGAGCCGCGCATGTACGTCGTGGTCCGTGACATCTCCGACCAAACAGCCCTGCGTCAGGCCGGACCGGCCATCGAACGCCTCAAAACCGCCACCAGTTCCCGCACGGACCGGGAATTGGCGACCTTTCTAAGCGTGTCCTCGGCGGCCATATCCAATGCCCGCAAGAATGAGCGTGTCCCGGCGGATTGGTTTCTTCTGGTCGGGCAGCGCACCGGATGGTCCATCGACTGGCTCGTGTCCGGCCTGGGCGGAGCCCAAGGCAACGGGTGAATCCGCTCCTCCGGGCTTGATCATTGCCCTGAGTCGGGTCAAGAGAAGCAGCATATTCCGGCGGAACAAGCCCGCCATAACCTTCTGGAGTCCGACCATGAACACACGCTTCCTCGCCGTCATTGCCCTGGCCCTGCTCTGCGCCTGTTCCCCCCGGGTCAAGGAAGGACCAGACCTCCGGCCGCGCTGGTACTCCCTGAACCAGGAATTCATCCGCCTGTACGCCCGAGGCGACTACGAACAGGCCCTGGCCACCGCGCGCCAGACCGTTGACCTGGCCCATGGTTTCACGCCTCGGGAAAACGCGGACCTGGCCACCTCCCTGAACAATCTGGGCGTGACCCACACAGCCCTGGGACAGTACGACGAGGCCGAGGCACCGCTCAAGCGCGCCCTGGAGCTGCGTCGCGCCATTCTCGGGCCAACGCATCCGGACGTGGCCACGACCCTGGGCAATCTGGGCGAATTGGCCGTGGCCAGGGATCATCCGGCCGAGGCCGAGGACTATTTCATCCGGGCCCTGGATCTCCGCGAGGCGGAACTCAATCCCAACAGCACGGATCTGGCCGACACCTTGCACAATCTGGGCGAACTCTATTTCCGCAAGAATCTCCTGGATCAGGCCGAACCGCTTCTGAAACGCGCCCTGGCCGCACGGGAACGCAGCTTTGGACCCGAACACGCCCTGGTCGGCAAGACCCTGGACATCCTGGCCGGCATCGAACAGACCAAGGGACATCACGCCGAGGCCCAAACCCTGCTGGAACGCTCCGTGGGCATCAAGGAACAAGCCCTGGGGCCGGACCACCCCTGGCTCGTCACCACCCTGGTTTCCCTGAGCGACGTCCTGGTGGCCCAGGGCAAGGCCGCCGAGGCCGATCCCCTGGCCCGGCGCGCCGTGGACATCGGCGAAAAGGTTTACGGCCCCGCCAATGTCCGGTTGGCCATACCCCTGGGCGCCCTGGGCACCGTGGCCAAGGCCCAGGGACAATTGCAGGAAGCCGAGGTCTATTTCGCCAGGGCCCTGGACCTGCGTGAAAAAGGGCTGGTTTCCGACCACGTCGACATCGCCACTTCCGCTGGCAACCTGGCTGGTGTCTATTCCGCCCAGAGCCAACACGAACGGGCCCGGCAGCTCTATGAACGCGCCCTGCTCATCAGCCAGGCCCGCCTGGGTGATCATGTCAACGTGGCCCTCCTGCAGCAGAATCTCGCTATCGTGCAGCACAAGCTCGGCCACGAGGAAGAAGCCCGGAACCTGCTTTTGCAAAGCCTGGGCCTACGCAAAAAACTTTTGGGCGCGAATCACCCCTCCGTGGCCCAGACCCTGGACACCCTGGCCGCCGTTCTGCGCGAATCCGGCGACGAATTGGGCGCCGAGGAATTCGAACACCAAGCCGCCGAAATCAGAAAGGCCGCGCAATAGCGCGGCCTTTCTGATCAAAACAACACGGGCGTTTCCGTCACATTCTGCTGGAACGCCCAACGCCGAACACTCCGCCACCAGCCGTGGCGGGACGGGCGTCGCTCCGTCCCCGGCTTCGCTGCCCTCGGCCGGCCTCGGGCTCCTGGCGAGCAGCGCGCGGGGCACCGGACCTGACCGGTCCACGCCGGGGGGCGCGCGGCGGACGCGGCTCCTCGAAAGCGGCGTCGGACTGTGTCCCCAACCCTTCCTGATAGACAAAATCCTTCAGCTTGACCCGCTCCAGCGCGGTCCGCAAAACACGCTCGATGATCCGAATCTGGCCGGAGTCCTCGGGCGTGACCAGGGTCATGGCCTGACCGCTTCTGTCCGCCCTGCCCGTGCGCCCGATACGATGCGTATAATTTTCGGCCGTGTCCGGCACATCGAAATTGATGACATGCGTGACCCTGGAGCAGTCGATGCCCCGGGCCGCGATATCCGTGGCGACCATGACCCGGTACTTGCCGGTGCGAAATCCATCCAAGGCCTCCTGACGCCTGCTTTGCGACAGATTGCCCTGCAGGGACGTGGCCAGCCAGCC
This genomic interval from Deltaproteobacteria bacterium contains the following:
- a CDS encoding tetratricopeptide repeat protein — protein: MPARMSVSRRIGFFWSGSAPDGPSTGSCPAWAEPKATGESAPPGLIIALSRVKRSSIFRRNKPAITFWSPTMNTRFLAVIALALLCACSPRVKEGPDLRPRWYSLNQEFIRLYARGDYEQALATARQTVDLAHGFTPRENADLATSLNNLGVTHTALGQYDEAEAPLKRALELRRAILGPTHPDVATTLGNLGELAVARDHPAEAEDYFIRALDLREAELNPNSTDLADTLHNLGELYFRKNLLDQAEPLLKRALAARERSFGPEHALVGKTLDILAGIEQTKGHHAEAQTLLERSVGIKEQALGPDHPWLVTTLVSLSDVLVAQGKAAEADPLARRAVDIGEKVYGPANVRLAIPLGALGTVAKAQGQLQEAEVYFARALDLREKGLVSDHVDIATSAGNLAGVYSAQSQHERARQLYERALLISQARLGDHVNVALLQQNLAIVQHKLGHEEEARNLLLQSLGLRKKLLGANHPSVAQTLDTLAAVLRESGDELGAEEFEHQAAEIRKAAQ
- a CDS encoding PAS domain S-box protein, whose translation is MSQSNLLRFYAAKLDAMPELALVLGRDGRILHANRAYCRLRGAHAPDLRGANIFLYLDEDEESAARALLDNPDCPAVGQIRLRINLPDKNGTRTITWKYTEIPDQEGSIVLVWGSLGSDREHGPEMGFTIGPTGVIQAVSPDLCAMCGFAQDELVGRDARRFYFSPMSRKRIVSRLNARTEIENGQVTLRRKDGSPLILWYSAESIRDKNGRIRAYSGYFQQHTFRFSDKLAHDFASIVNALPDMAWVCGRDYRIAAANDKYLEAYGLQRDAVIGHSEYDFLPRAQAKVLTEAALRVFEEKQELLHPAVPHLTNPDIWHRVIRRPIFDDDRREVIGLLGICRDVTAKILRENAFMDTLRTTDTDIVAIMDDQGRILRRFGLAKEPPVLGCFGMHDAYSLDMRTILDPIHPEDLPLVQQAMQRVLGEHREQHLECRLRDRATTCSTVALRLVFNEVVSGEPRMYVVVRDISDQTALRQAGPAIERLKTATSSRTDRELATFLSVSSAAISNARKNERVPADWFLLVGQRTGWSIDWLVSGLGGAQGNG
- a CDS encoding transporter, translated to MKHGLIVMLVFLCPMRLWAAGYGVYEWSARGNALGGAMVARDADPSALAYNPAAITDLPGGQIQIGATAIAPTATMDAVDPALDDMDMADSVWGLPTAYYTQQLSDHYWFGLGMFSRVGLGTEYEDEDTWLGRYNCSHAAIKSVSFTPTLAMRFSDAFSLGVGVDATYLDFSYNTSIDPTRLNDPQTTATDIRQEISADGWNYGMHLSARYRPFDWLAFGVLWRSEVALTVDGDVDFSQKGIVDPGALGLNDTGVSGTEPVPESVTMGVMVKPMDRLSLECDATWTKWSSYETLAIEYEDPLFGVKDKVETDKNWSNAWRFQFGAEYALTDAVDLRAGYVYDQSPVTDDHEDFAVPCTDRQIVTVGFGWDVSESWTVDASYGYLWMTDRDYEARANEGVVPLSRRDAHAHMAGMSLTYRF